Below is a window of Herminiimonas arsenicoxydans DNA.
AAAGCTGTTATCTCACGCTCCCGAACGTTCATTATCTGCTTGATGTTAGCCGCGGGCACATCAGCTGCAGTCGCGCAAACCGCTCCAGTGGCAGAAGTATGGAAAGACGCATCGTGTGGATGCTGCGGTGAGTGGGTTCGCCATATGGAAGAGGCGGGCTTCAAGGTCAAGGTCCACAACGAAGGCAATGCTGAAGCGAGGAAGAGACTCGGCATGCCTGTGAAATACGGCTCCTGCCACACCACGAAAGTCGGGAAGTATGTTGTAGAAGGGCATGTCCCTGCGGCAGATATCAAACGACTACTTCAAGAGAAACCGGCTGCTAAAGGGTTGGCCGCGCCAGGCATGCCTGTGGGTTCGCCCGGCATGGATGGTCCAGACTACGATGGGCAAAAAGATGCCTATGACGTTTTACTTATCAAGAACGATGGCAGTAGCTCGGTTTATCAATCGCATCGTTAATCTATTCACTATTTTTTAAAGGAACATCGAGATGTCTTTTTCTTCTATTGCCACCAAACTATTAATGGCTTCGGCAGCAACGCTGTTTGCCACCTCCGTCTTTGCACATCCTGACTTGGTGTCATCGACACCTGCGGACAAATCAGAAGGTCCGGCACCAGCCAAGATCGAATTGACGTTTTCTGAGACGTTAAACACGCAGTTTTCAGGTGCTAATCTCATCATGACAGACATGCCCAACATGCCCGGCCATGGTGCAATGAAAATGAAAGCAAGCGTTGCTAGTGGCGTTGATGGTAAGACGATGGTCGTCACGCCAGCGGCTCCATTGGTTGGTGGCACCTATCGCGTCGACTGGCGTGCGGTCTCATCAGACACGCATCCCATCAAGGGAAGCATCAGCTTTCAGGTGAAGTAATTCATGGCGGATGACTGGCTAAATATTGCGCTTCGTTTCGGGCTTTATATTGGCACGGCTACACTGTTTGGTGTGGCCGTGTTTGGTATATTCGCGCACAGCCTGACTGCGCAATTTGCGGCATTGGGCACGCGTTTCAAGACAGGTTTGTTGATGGCGGTGGGTCTCAATATTGTCTTGTCGCTCATGTCTATGCTGGTCAGCGCAAAAGCGATGTCCGGTTCAGAAAGTTATGATGAACTGACAGCGCATATCATCGGCATGGTCATTACTGGTACTGATATGGGCATTGCGTGGCTCGTGCGCATGGCTGGGTTGCTGATCTGTGCGCTAATCATTCTGGTAGGCAAGTGGCAAAATAAACGCTTCGTGCCCTTAGCAATCATCTCTGCGGTGTCTTTTGCTACATTTGCTTGGTCCGGTCATGCAGCAATGCACGAAGGCATTGTCAAAGCAGGTCATTTAATGTCTGACATTACGCACTTGCTAGCAGCAGGCGCATGGGTAGGAGCGCTTTTCTCTTTGGTGACGTTGGCCACATTCAATCCGCACTCCACACCAAACGCGCTTGAAGTCTTAAGTAAAACGTCGAGCGGATTTGCTAAGCTGGGAACTGTGATCGTTGGGGCATTGGTGGTGACAGGCTTAGCCAACTATTTACTGATCGCTGGACCATCACTCAATGTCCTGACTAGTACTCAATATGGGTTGCTACTGGTTATCAAACTGGGGCTGTTTATGGGAATGCTTGCTATCGCTGCTGCTAACCGCTATTTATTGAGCCCGAAAGTCGAGATCGCAATCAGGCTGGACAATGGCGTCGAAGCCTGCCGCTTGTTGCGTGTAAGCTTAATAACCGAAACTAGTTTGGCATTGTTGGTCGTTGCCTGTGTGGCCTGGCTGGGTGTTTTGTCACCTGTGGCCCATCGGGCAAGTTAGATCGAACTTTTGAGGATCTCTACAATAAGGTACACGTCTCCAGAAGCATTGGAAAGCTGCCGATCTACATCCTCGTGTCGATCTGCATTTGAATTGAACGAATGAATCATGATCGTTTGATAAAGAATTGCACGGAGAGTAAATGCGAGAATATCAAGGACGCAACTCCATTAATCTTTTAGGAGGATGTTCGCAGCATCCTTGTCGCCGGGTTGGTTAAAAATCTAAGCTTTCCGCATGACGATGACGTTACCGCTTTCAGGATTTTCTGAGCGACTGCTGCCCCTCGATGTGCTCTTTGGCGGGCGCAAGAATTTCACCAAGCCGATCAAGGAAGGGCTGAAGCTCTTTTGGAGGGCGTTTGTGGTCGGCCTGCTGCGCAACGGCGACGGACCTACGGTCAGTACAAGGTGTCGTTACTAAATGTGTTTTCATAATCAGATATTCATCAGACTAGCTGACTATTCTGTCACGCTAATCCTCTCTCTTGTTTTCTGTTTTAAAGTCTCTGAATCTCTCCGTTGAGGCTATGCTTCATTAACTGAAGTGAGGGAGAGAGATAGCTCTCTCCCTTATATAAAGAATATAAACCCCCCGCATTTGCTCCGCACTAGATAGGCCGAGTGATCAACTGCTCTCCAGCGTTGAACACATGATGGGGGTACCTCGCACTGGCCTGTCCCCAAACTGAAAGACACCGCATTAAGCTAACTGAGCTTGCTGTTCAAAGTCAATTGGGCTGATATAGCCCAACGTTGAATGTCTTCGAACCGGATTATAGAAACGTTCGATGTAGTCAAACACTTCTGCCCTGATGTCGTCTCGCGTGCGGAACATCTTTCTGGATAAGCGCTCTGTCTTCAATGAAGAGAAGAAGCTCTCCATGGCCGAGTTGTCCCACACATTACCCGCACGACTCATGCTGCACGTCACACCCAATTCAAGCAATAGCCGCTGAAACTGCTCACTCGTATATTGACTTCCACGGTCAGAATGATGCATCACGGATTCCGGCTTACCACGTCGCCATACAGCCATCATTAATGCATCGGCGACGAGTTGTGCATTCATCTCAGGCTTCATCGACCAGCCAATGACACGCCTGGAATAGAGGTCTAGTACAACAGCGAGGTAAAGCCATCCTTCGGCTGACCAGATGTAGGTGAAGTCAGCGACCCATTTCCGGTTCGGTGCACTAGCGTCGAATTGCCGGTCGAGCACGTTGGCTGCAATACCGATGACTGGGCGCTCACCTCGGTCAATCGGCAAGCTGCGCCGGCGAGGTCGAGCCCGTAACGCTTGAGCCTGCATCAGCCGTTCGACGCGATGCAGCCCGCAACGATAGCCACTTGCCAACAGGTCGTGCCAGACACGACGTGCTCCATAGGTGCGGTCACTTTGAATAAAACTGTGATGAACGGCGCGACCGAGTTGCTCGTTCTCCGTGCGACGTTTGCACGGCGTACGCGTGAGCCATGCATAAAAACCACTGCGCGAGACGCCGAGTGTGTCGCAGGTCAGTGCCACCGGCCAGATTCCTCGGTGCTTCGCCACGAATCCAAATTTCACATCGATTCCCTGGCGAAGTAGGCGGCGGCTTTTTTTAAAATGTCGCGCTCCATCTTCAGTTTGGCGACTTCTTTGCGCAACCTTGCTATCTCAAGTTGCTCTGGTTTGAGTTGACCATGCCCGGGAAAGGCATGCGATGCATCTTCCGATACGGCATGAACCCATTTGCGCAATACGTTCTCGTGCACATTGAGGTCTTTGGCGGCCTGCACGATTGAAACACCTCGTTCTTTAACTAGCCTAACCGCCTCTACCTTGAACTCCTTGCTGAACTGTCTACGATTTGCCATTTATTTCCTCCTGATTGATTAAAACACCTTATCTTGGTGTCTTTCAA
It encodes the following:
- a CDS encoding putative copper resistance D transmembrane protein (Copper resistance D) (CopD-like) (Evidence 3 : Function proposed based on presence of conserved amino acid motif, structural feature or limited homology; PubMedId : 8449873; Product type pt : putative transporter), whose amino-acid sequence is MADDWLNIALRFGLYIGTATLFGVAVFGIFAHSLTAQFAALGTRFKTGLLMAVGLNIVLSLMSMLVSAKAMSGSESYDELTAHIIGMVITGTDMGIAWLVRMAGLLICALIILVGKWQNKRFVPLAIISAVSFATFAWSGHAAMHEGIVKAGHLMSDITHLLAAGAWVGALFSLVTLATFNPHSTPNALEVLSKTSSGFAKLGTVIVGALVVTGLANYLLIAGPSLNVLTSTQYGLLLVIKLGLFMGMLAIAAANRYLLSPKVEIAIRLDNGVEACRLLRVSLITETSLALLVVACVAWLGVLSPVAHRAS
- the copC1 gene encoding Copper resistance protein C precursor CopC (Evidence 2a : Function of homologous gene experimentally demonstrated in an other organism; PubMedId : 8594334, 3372485, 1924351; Product type t : transporter) translates to MSFSSIATKLLMASAATLFATSVFAHPDLVSSTPADKSEGPAPAKIELTFSETLNTQFSGANLIMTDMPNMPGHGAMKMKASVASGVDGKTMVVTPAAPLVGGTYRVDWRAVSSDTHPIKGSISFQVK
- a CDS encoding transposase IS3 family, part 2 (Evidence 2b : Function of strongly homologous gene; Product type h : extrachromosomal origin) translates to MKFGFVAKHRGIWPVALTCDTLGVSRSGFYAWLTRTPCKRRTENEQLGRAVHHSFIQSDRTYGARRVWHDLLASGYRCGLHRVERLMQAQALRARPRRRSLPIDRGERPVIGIAANVLDRQFDASAPNRKWVADFTYIWSAEGWLYLAVVLDLYSRRVIGWSMKPEMNAQLVADALMMAVWRRGKPESVMHHSDRGSQYTSEQFQRLLLELGVTCSMSRAGNVWDNSAMESFFSSLKTERLSRKMFRTRDDIRAEVFDYIERFYNPVRRHSTLGYISPIDFEQQAQLA
- a CDS encoding putative Thioredoxin (Evidence 3 : Function proposed based on presence of conserved amino acid motif, structural feature or limited homology; Product type pc : putative carrier) produces the protein MNTTKSFAHKNWLKAVISRSRTFIICLMLAAGTSAAVAQTAPVAEVWKDASCGCCGEWVRHMEEAGFKVKVHNEGNAEARKRLGMPVKYGSCHTTKVGKYVVEGHVPAADIKRLLQEKPAAKGLAAPGMPVGSPGMDGPDYDGQKDAYDVLLIKNDGSSSVYQSHR
- a CDS encoding transposase IS3 family, part 1 (Evidence 2b : Function of strongly homologous gene; PubMedId : 11972771, 11315188; Product type h : extrachromosomal origin) translates to MANRRQFSKEFKVEAVRLVKERGVSIVQAAKDLNVHENVLRKWVHAVSEDASHAFPGHGQLKPEQLEIARLRKEVAKLKMERDILKKAAAYFARESM